A stretch of the Thiomicrospira pelophila DSM 1534 genome encodes the following:
- a CDS encoding type II secretion system protein: protein MKRKQQTGFTLVEIAIVLAILGIVLGGLFAGTSALRETAKFKEDQQKLQDIKAALLSYVAVNHYLPCPTNTIDGNTGLQSPPENRATTDGSCDVTYGYLPYADLGTHAVNAYGVPFSYVVNQQANLTTNTSNEAHSASYFGAANCNINAGSPPCFYKDTPPTAADTGSGNFRITNGTSQVLADNIPLLVISHGQNKCTNVNGYEQQNCSDSATTYFQAPQNREGTNAFDDVLIWLSSLEIKRTNLSIFASDPTEAPVTPPSLPSDLIAPPPPEDIEFKPESTLEGDYDGTNLDIITNNSNGDEVLIIGDINASINLGNGNDTLYLVKDDAGNGGDLNAPLTGDQQYKTIYIEGDVNADIILDGNQGNSIEVGGNVNATIELNSNGINQLIVHGNINGSGSIIMQRKKDSNTVYIGNNVLGPVSVDNTVYLGKIPAQVTNDEFNQINAGSIKCRDPNDTSNFIPC from the coding sequence ATGAAACGCAAACAGCAAACTGGTTTTACCCTTGTTGAAATCGCGATTGTACTGGCCATTCTGGGCATTGTATTGGGCGGACTTTTTGCCGGCACCAGCGCCCTGCGCGAAACCGCCAAGTTCAAAGAAGACCAACAAAAATTACAAGATATTAAGGCCGCACTTTTAAGTTATGTGGCCGTTAATCATTATCTACCTTGCCCAACTAACACTATTGATGGTAATACTGGCTTACAATCCCCGCCTGAAAATCGGGCGACGACAGATGGTAGTTGTGATGTTACTTATGGCTATTTACCTTATGCCGACCTCGGCACACATGCGGTAAACGCCTATGGTGTTCCTTTTAGCTATGTTGTTAACCAACAGGCCAACCTAACAACAAACACCAGCAATGAAGCACACAGTGCCAGCTATTTCGGCGCCGCTAATTGCAATATCAATGCCGGCTCACCGCCATGCTTCTATAAAGATACGCCGCCTACTGCGGCGGACACTGGCTCAGGAAACTTTCGAATTACAAACGGTACGAGCCAAGTATTGGCCGACAATATACCCTTATTAGTCATATCGCACGGTCAGAATAAATGCACCAATGTCAACGGATATGAGCAACAAAACTGTTCCGACAGCGCCACCACTTACTTCCAAGCTCCGCAAAACCGCGAAGGTACCAACGCTTTTGATGATGTGTTGATTTGGTTATCGTCGCTCGAAATCAAACGCACCAATTTAAGTATCTTTGCATCCGACCCGACTGAAGCTCCTGTTACACCGCCGTCCTTACCATCTGACCTGATTGCACCACCTCCACCAGAAGATATTGAGTTTAAACCCGAAAGTACATTAGAGGGAGATTATGACGGCACCAATTTAGATATCATTACAAACAATAGCAATGGTGATGAAGTCCTAATTATCGGCGATATCAATGCATCAATTAACCTAGGTAATGGTAACGATACCCTATATCTTGTAAAAGATGACGCTGGTAATGGCGGAGACCTAAATGCACCTTTGACTGGAGATCAACAGTACAAAACAATTTACATCGAAGGTGACGTAAATGCCGATATTATTTTGGATGGTAATCAAGGAAACAGTATTGAAGTGGGCGGCAATGTTAATGCCACCATTGAGTTAAATAGTAATGGCATAAACCAACTCATCGTTCACGGCAATATTAATGGCTCTGGCTCAATAATAATGCAACGAAAAAAAGACAGTAACACTGTTTACATTGGTAACAACGTACTTGGACCGGTGTCCGTTGACAATACAGTGTACTTAGGCAAAATCCCAGCGCAAGTTACAAACGATGAATTTAACCAAATTAATGCGGGCTCAATTAAATGCCGTGACCCGAATGACACATCCAACTTTATTCCCTGTTAA
- a CDS encoding prepilin-type N-terminal cleavage/methylation domain-containing protein, which yields MSLTQSNQKGFSLLEMALALLLVGILIQSVTSMLSQNQQRQTYKQTEQELQTIKLALLSYLQINQYLPCPDTNGDGLENRETGGDCSADQGAFPYLEFGGVGHQDEFGNPYFYATNTNSTSTTTANNLRLACRSASVFANAGDITNEFYQCPDDLTMHCLSSQCNSHCGTSCDLVERERSTPPYFNQITNPLGTSDSFLGALRICYDQPLECDGDTGLSLLAANIIPLTVISFGQNGAQTWQDCNQSSNREQENCDGDRYFQQQPITQDFDDQLTWITMYEVKALLSQQINWHNE from the coding sequence ATGTCCTTAACCCAATCCAACCAAAAAGGCTTTAGCTTATTAGAAATGGCGCTGGCTTTATTATTGGTCGGCATTCTGATTCAATCCGTTACCTCCATGTTGAGTCAAAATCAGCAACGCCAAACCTATAAACAAACCGAACAGGAACTGCAAACTATCAAGCTGGCGCTGCTTAGTTATCTGCAAATCAATCAATATTTACCCTGCCCGGATACCAATGGCGATGGCCTAGAAAACCGCGAAACAGGCGGCGATTGCAGTGCGGATCAAGGGGCTTTTCCTTATTTAGAATTTGGTGGCGTGGGTCATCAAGATGAATTTGGCAATCCATATTTTTATGCCACTAACACTAATAGCACCAGCACCACGACCGCCAACAATTTGCGTCTTGCTTGCCGTTCGGCGAGTGTGTTTGCCAACGCTGGCGATATTACGAATGAGTTTTATCAATGCCCTGATGATTTAACCATGCACTGCCTATCTAGCCAGTGTAATAGTCATTGTGGTACTAGTTGTGATTTGGTTGAGCGTGAGCGTTCCACCCCACCTTATTTCAATCAAATCACCAACCCACTAGGCACGAGCGATTCATTTCTTGGCGCACTACGTATTTGCTATGATCAACCATTAGAATGTGATGGTGATACTGGGCTTAGCTTACTTGCCGCCAATATTATTCCGCTGACAGTGATTAGCTTTGGCCAAAACGGCGCGCAGACCTGGCAGGATTGCAACCAATCCTCGAACCGAGAACAAGAGAATTGTGATGGCGATCGTTATTTTCAACAACAACCCATTACCCAAGACTTCGACGACCAACTGACCTGGATCACCATGTATGAAGTTAAAGCTTTGCTCAGCCAACAGATTAATTGGCATAATGAATAA
- the waaA gene encoding lipid IV(A) 3-deoxy-D-manno-octulosonic acid transferase, with protein MTLWLYRTLIWLAFPFIVYSGWKRCRKSTDPDTPIIDCFRARFGLKRANYQTGGIWIHAVSVGETRSIFPLLKQLHQQYPNDALTVTNGSTQGALQALKFSPVPIQHQMIPYDYSFAVHRFLDQIQPKLVIMIETEIWPNLYQACYERGIPLILANARLKQDSFESYQKWGGELVKNALNQTHLIATQFDIDRQHFIQLGAEPARVKTLGNLKFDIEIPPGLVVDAQKWRQQNQLNDRFIWVAASTHAGEEALMLQAHNQLLKTRPGALLILVPRHADRFEQVAQELQQASVSFARRSQNQTINTNTSVYFADTIGELMLWFAVSDVAFIGGSLVPFGGHNILEPAALGKPVISGQYHQNLQALYDSFKQGDGLLIAQDVEQLSQQLIQLSQSPELREKAGQRAKDCFAQQTGALQRLIEQLPI; from the coding sequence ATGACCCTTTGGCTTTATCGAACCCTAATTTGGCTCGCGTTTCCATTCATTGTTTATTCTGGTTGGAAACGTTGTCGTAAGTCGACTGACCCAGATACACCGATCATCGACTGTTTTCGGGCTCGATTTGGTTTAAAGCGTGCTAATTATCAAACTGGCGGCATCTGGATTCATGCGGTCTCAGTGGGCGAAACCCGCTCCATCTTCCCTTTACTCAAGCAATTGCATCAGCAATACCCCAATGATGCACTCACGGTCACTAACGGCTCAACTCAAGGTGCTTTACAAGCTTTAAAGTTTTCGCCCGTGCCGATTCAACACCAAATGATTCCGTATGACTATTCGTTTGCGGTTCATCGTTTTCTGGATCAAATCCAACCCAAGCTGGTGATTATGATCGAAACCGAAATTTGGCCCAACTTGTACCAGGCCTGCTATGAGCGCGGCATTCCGCTCATTTTAGCCAATGCACGCTTAAAACAAGATTCGTTTGAGTCCTATCAAAAATGGGGCGGTGAATTGGTTAAAAATGCGCTAAACCAAACCCACCTGATTGCGACTCAATTTGATATTGATCGCCAACATTTCATCCAGCTCGGTGCCGAACCGGCCCGAGTCAAAACTCTCGGCAACTTAAAATTTGATATTGAAATACCACCAGGCCTGGTGGTCGATGCGCAAAAGTGGCGTCAACAAAACCAGCTCAATGATCGCTTTATTTGGGTCGCCGCCAGCACCCACGCCGGTGAAGAGGCCTTAATGCTTCAAGCACATAATCAGCTACTTAAAACCAGGCCTGGTGCTTTATTAATCCTGGTTCCACGCCATGCGGATCGTTTTGAGCAAGTAGCTCAGGAACTTCAACAGGCCTCGGTTAGCTTTGCGCGCCGCAGCCAAAACCAAACCATTAATACCAACACATCGGTCTATTTTGCTGACACGATTGGCGAGTTAATGCTTTGGTTTGCAGTGAGTGATGTCGCCTTTATTGGTGGCAGCTTAGTGCCATTTGGTGGACACAATATTTTGGAACCCGCAGCATTAGGCAAACCGGTTATTTCGGGACAATATCACCAAAATCTACAAGCCTTGTATGATTCTTTTAAACAAGGCGATGGCCTGCTGATTGCACAAGATGTCGAGCAATTAAGTCAGCAGCTCATCCAACTAAGTCAATCGCCTGAGCTACGTGAAAAAGCCGGTCAACGTGCTAAAGATTGCTTTGCTCAACAGACCGGCGCATTACAACGCCTAATTGAACAATTGCCAATTTAG